A portion of the Clostridium gelidum genome contains these proteins:
- a CDS encoding phospho-sugar mutase, with amino-acid sequence MNYKEKYNTWINSDIIDEVTKNELKSISDDKEIEDRFYKDLDFGTGGLRGEIGAGSNRMNVYTVAQATQGFANYLNDSFKDPSVAIAYDSRNMSKEFAKAAALTLCASNIKVYLYESLRPTPVLSYTVRELKCSGGIVVTASHNPKIYNGYKVYDEFGGQVTDEKANIIIDKVNAVDDFSKIKNIDEKIALEKGLLTYIGEDLDKLYYEKVKGLTIRTDLVKEKAGNLNVIYTPIHGSGNVPVRSVLEQLGYSNVKVVKEQEAPDGNFPTASYPNPENPDVFELAVKMAKTENPDIIFGTDPDCDRIGLVAKDSTGEYKVLTGNQTGLLLTHYVLSSLKETNKLPQNGVVIKTIVTTEGARSIAEDFDIEIMDVLTGFKYIGEKIREFEDAGNKTYLFGFEESYGYLAGNFVRDKDAVIAAMLVCEMCLYYKEQGKSIYDALIELYEKYGYFKENLVSLELKGKEGQEKITACIEALRNDPINEVDKVKIVTRLDYKLSIEENTVNNTKATIDLPKSNVLKYILEDGSYFVVRPSGTEPKMKVYLAVKSSSLDNADIDIAKFKEKVMEIINAKLN; translated from the coding sequence ATGAATTACAAAGAAAAATACAATACATGGATTAACTCTGATATTATTGATGAGGTAACAAAAAACGAGTTGAAAAGCATATCTGATGATAAAGAAATTGAAGATAGATTTTATAAAGACTTGGATTTTGGTACTGGTGGACTAAGAGGAGAAATTGGTGCTGGAAGCAATAGAATGAACGTATATACTGTTGCTCAAGCTACACAAGGATTTGCAAATTACTTAAATGATAGCTTTAAAGATCCTTCAGTTGCAATTGCATATGATTCAAGAAACATGTCTAAGGAATTTGCAAAAGCTGCAGCCCTTACTTTATGTGCAAGCAATATAAAAGTATATTTATATGAAAGTTTAAGACCAACACCAGTACTATCTTACACAGTAAGAGAATTAAAATGTAGTGGTGGTATTGTAGTTACTGCGTCTCATAATCCAAAGATATATAATGGTTATAAAGTGTATGATGAATTTGGTGGACAGGTAACAGATGAAAAAGCAAATATAATTATTGATAAAGTTAATGCAGTAGATGATTTTTCGAAGATTAAGAATATAGATGAAAAAATTGCTTTGGAAAAAGGTCTATTAACTTATATTGGAGAAGATTTAGATAAACTTTATTATGAAAAAGTTAAGGGATTAACTATAAGAACAGATTTAGTTAAAGAAAAAGCTGGGAATTTAAATGTTATATACACTCCAATTCATGGTTCAGGTAATGTTCCGGTAAGAAGTGTATTAGAACAATTAGGATATAGTAATGTTAAAGTAGTTAAGGAACAAGAAGCTCCAGATGGGAATTTCCCAACAGCATCTTATCCTAATCCAGAAAATCCAGATGTATTTGAATTAGCTGTAAAGATGGCTAAAACTGAGAATCCTGATATAATATTTGGAACTGATCCGGATTGTGATAGAATAGGTCTTGTAGCTAAAGATAGCACAGGAGAATATAAAGTGCTAACTGGTAATCAAACAGGTTTACTTTTGACTCATTATGTATTAAGCTCACTAAAAGAAACTAATAAATTACCACAAAATGGAGTTGTTATTAAAACAATTGTAACAACAGAAGGTGCTAGAAGTATAGCAGAAGATTTTGATATTGAAATTATGGATGTTTTAACAGGATTCAAATATATCGGTGAAAAAATCAGAGAATTTGAAGATGCAGGAAATAAAACTTATCTTTTTGGATTTGAAGAAAGTTATGGATATCTTGCAGGAAACTTTGTACGTGATAAAGATGCAGTAATAGCTGCTATGTTAGTATGTGAAATGTGTCTCTACTATAAAGAACAAGGAAAGAGTATATATGATGCATTAATAGAACTATATGAAAAATATGGATACTTTAAAGAAAATCTTGTATCATTAGAACTAAAGGGTAAAGAAGGTCAAGAAAAGATAACTGCTTGTATAGAAGCACTCAGAAATGATCCGATAAATGAAGTTGATAAAGTTAAGATTGTTACAAGATTAGATTATAAATTAAGCATTGAAGAAAATACTGTAAACAATACTAAAGCTACTATTGACTTACCTAAGTCTAATGTATTAAAGTACATCTTAGAGGATGGTTCATATTTTGTAGTAAGACCATCAGGAACAGAGCCTAAGATGAAGGTTTATTTAGCAGTAAAAAGCAGTAGTTTAGACAATGCAGATATAGATATTGCTAAATTTAAAGAAAAAGTAATGGAAATAATTAATGCAAAATTAAACTAA
- a CDS encoding glycosyltransferase family protein, which translates to MKILFIACYSPLINNSAAIETLQYLNKLSEINNNEVHLLTVNFPTNSIYYDEALRSMMDHNIKIHTVDGGIVFKKLMPKNIDNSNEKSKNLPLKNKSGNCKKVLRKIKNAIVIPDMYYGWAIKAGKYGIDLMGKEKFDVIFSMHEPPSSHLCAYYIKKQYRNIPWITYWSDPWLKDSTREKSFIIKKILERKMEKNIVTLADKFIFVTEANKNEYFKDYKDLRDGQKKTFILNRGFDAKLYDKLSHEEIPMLIKKDKINMIYTGEIFSKLRDIKPFIKAIEEIKEEDIKSYSLLNVLFFGNIDDIEGKKKLENLEVAKVSPRIPFDEALKYMLNGDALLLFGNKNSKQIPAKVYDYFGAKGRIFVIYGDENDPIKRVVENNSKCIVCENNVQGIKDKIYELIEMHNSKEIDCAPDFNYEWNSIALRLNHILEGSD; encoded by the coding sequence ATGAAAATACTATTTATTGCCTGCTATTCCCCATTAATAAACAATTCTGCGGCTATAGAGACGCTACAATATTTAAATAAGTTAAGTGAAATTAATAATAATGAAGTACATCTTTTAACTGTTAATTTTCCAACGAATTCAATATATTATGATGAAGCACTTAGGTCTATGATGGATCATAATATAAAAATTCATACTGTTGATGGTGGGATTGTCTTTAAAAAATTAATGCCTAAAAACATTGATAATTCTAATGAGAAATCTAAGAATTTACCTCTGAAAAATAAAAGTGGTAATTGCAAGAAGGTGCTTAGAAAAATAAAAAATGCCATAGTAATACCAGATATGTATTATGGATGGGCAATAAAAGCAGGGAAATATGGGATAGATTTAATGGGAAAAGAAAAATTTGATGTTATATTTTCGATGCATGAGCCTCCATCTTCTCATTTATGTGCTTATTATATAAAAAAACAATATAGAAATATACCATGGATTACTTATTGGAGTGATCCGTGGCTTAAGGATTCTACAAGAGAAAAGTCTTTTATTATAAAAAAAATACTCGAAAGAAAGATGGAAAAGAATATTGTTACTTTAGCAGATAAATTTATATTTGTTACAGAAGCAAATAAAAATGAGTATTTTAAAGATTATAAGGATTTAAGAGATGGACAGAAAAAGACCTTTATATTAAACAGAGGTTTTGATGCGAAATTATATGATAAATTGTCTCATGAAGAAATTCCAATGCTTATAAAAAAAGACAAGATTAATATGATTTATACTGGGGAAATATTTTCAAAGCTTAGAGATATAAAACCCTTTATTAAAGCAATTGAAGAAATAAAGGAAGAAGATATAAAATCCTATAGTTTGCTAAATGTATTATTTTTCGGGAATATAGATGATATAGAGGGTAAAAAGAAACTAGAAAATTTAGAAGTAGCAAAGGTGTCGCCTAGAATACCTTTTGATGAAGCGCTTAAATATATGCTAAATGGAGATGCACTGCTTTTATTTGGAAATAAAAATTCTAAGCAAATACCAGCTAAGGTTTATGATTATTTTGGAGCTAAGGGCAGAATATTTGTAATTTATGGAGATGAAAATGATCCGATTAAAAGAGTCGTAGAAAATAACTCAAAGTGTATTGTGTGTGAAAATAATGTTCAAGGAATAAAAGACAAAATTTATGAATTAATTGAAATGCATAACAGCAAGGAAATAGACTGTGCTCCAGATTTTAATTATGAATGGAATTCAATAGCTCTGAGATTAAACCACATATTGGAAGGGAGTGATTAA
- the murJ gene encoding murein biosynthesis integral membrane protein MurJ, translating to MKKKSSLIKSTFIIMIVSLISRALGFIRDMLIAKNFGAGMYTDAYNIAVSVPEIIFTLVGLAISTAFLPMLSKVKARSGKKEMYSFANNLINILFIVSLLFFIVTSIFSKEIVYIFGFSEETSLIAIKLLKITLLNLLFLAVNACFTAMLQVNEDFIIPSILGLFFNLPMIIYLLLFKNYDIVGLTIANVIGNFFRVAVQVPSLITHGYRYKFLIKFKDERLKEIIILIIPVIVGAGANSLNMVVDKYIASYLEVGSVSALDYAQKLILFINTIITTSVTSVVYPLMANMRHSGDNNGFINTLKKSILYLAILLIPITVGVIIFGNDIVKVVYARGKFTEHAVYITTLALLGYGFGIFFTGIRDILNSTLFSMGKTKITTLNGIIGVIINIIFSIVLSKYIGIMGVALASVIAMVVTAILLFISIIKLEKSFIIKDIIKKIIIITMNSIIMGVVIIILVICLRTRLNSVVLLLLGTIIGSIIYFILCYLFKIEEVIEIRSLILKKIKR from the coding sequence ATGAAAAAAAAAAGCAGTTTAATTAAATCTACATTTATAATAATGATAGTATCTTTAATAAGTAGAGCTTTAGGTTTTATTCGTGATATGCTTATTGCAAAAAACTTTGGTGCAGGAATGTATACTGATGCTTATAATATTGCTGTATCTGTACCAGAGATAATATTTACATTAGTTGGACTTGCAATATCAACTGCTTTTTTACCAATGTTAAGCAAGGTTAAAGCTAGAAGTGGAAAAAAAGAAATGTATAGTTTTGCTAATAACTTAATCAACATACTTTTTATTGTATCGTTACTTTTTTTTATTGTGACAAGTATTTTCTCAAAAGAAATAGTTTATATATTTGGATTTTCAGAAGAAACATCATTAATTGCAATTAAATTATTAAAAATTACACTTTTGAATCTTTTATTCTTAGCAGTTAATGCATGTTTTACAGCAATGCTACAAGTAAATGAAGATTTTATAATTCCATCCATTTTAGGATTGTTTTTTAATTTACCTATGATAATATATTTATTGTTATTTAAAAATTATGACATCGTTGGTTTAACAATTGCAAATGTTATAGGAAATTTCTTTAGAGTAGCTGTTCAAGTACCATCATTGATTACACACGGCTATAGGTATAAGTTTTTAATAAAATTCAAAGATGAAAGATTAAAAGAAATTATCATATTAATAATTCCAGTAATTGTTGGAGCAGGGGCAAATTCATTAAATATGGTAGTAGATAAGTATATTGCTTCATATTTAGAGGTTGGATCAGTTTCAGCCTTGGATTATGCGCAAAAGTTAATATTATTTATTAATACTATTATCACCACTTCAGTCACAAGTGTGGTATATCCGCTTATGGCGAATATGCGACATAGTGGTGATAATAATGGATTTATAAATACATTGAAAAAATCTATTTTATACTTAGCTATATTATTAATTCCTATTACTGTAGGGGTTATAATATTTGGGAATGATATAGTAAAAGTTGTATATGCAAGAGGAAAATTTACAGAGCATGCAGTGTATATTACAACCCTTGCTTTACTTGGTTATGGATTTGGAATATTCTTTACAGGAATAAGGGATATATTAAATTCAACATTATTTTCTATGGGAAAAACAAAGATTACTACACTAAATGGAATTATAGGTGTTATCATTAATATAATTTTCAGTATAGTTTTATCAAAGTATATAGGTATAATGGGTGTTGCATTAGCTTCAGTAATAGCTATGGTAGTGACAGCTATACTTTTATTCATAAGTATTATTAAATTGGAAAAAAGTTTTATAATAAAAGATATAATTAAAAAGATAATCATAATAACGATGAATTCTATAATTATGGGAGTCGTAATTATAATATTAGTGATTTGTTTAAGAACTAGACTAAATTCAGTAGTTCTTTTATTACTTGGAACTATTATTGGAAGTATTATATACTTTATATTATGTTATTTATTTAAAATTGAAGAAGTTATTGAAATAAGAAGTTTGATTTTAAAGAAAATCAAAAGATAG
- a CDS encoding cyclodeaminase/cyclohydrolase family protein, with product MKFCDESIKQFLEELGSDLSAPGGGSVAGLIAALSGALNSMVYSLTVGKKKYINLQDNEKAIIDKFEKQSKEFTLRSLELMEEDRDNFLKLMDAYKLPKDTYEDKKKRTLEIKENTIKSMEAPLILARESLEFYENLKIMSKYGNKMLLSDLAISAILLHSAIESSIVNVKVNLNGLRSEKFFYKIDNELNGIMEKSIKEKNLITEDVNSVIYPNS from the coding sequence ATGAAATTTTGTGATGAAAGTATTAAACAGTTCTTAGAGGAATTAGGGTCAGATTTATCAGCACCAGGTGGTGGAAGTGTAGCTGGACTTATTGCTGCATTATCTGGAGCATTAAATTCTATGGTTTATTCTTTGACTGTAGGCAAAAAAAAATATATAAACCTACAAGATAACGAAAAAGCGATTATAGATAAATTTGAAAAACAATCTAAAGAATTTACATTAAGAAGCTTAGAACTTATGGAAGAAGACAGAGATAACTTTTTGAAATTAATGGATGCTTATAAATTACCAAAAGATACTTATGAAGATAAGAAAAAAAGAACATTAGAGATAAAAGAAAATACAATAAAATCTATGGAAGCACCTTTGATATTAGCAAGAGAAAGTTTAGAATTCTATGAAAATTTAAAAATCATGTCTAAATACGGTAATAAAATGTTATTATCAGATTTGGCGATTTCTGCAATTTTACTTCACTCAGCTATAGAAAGCTCTATAGTAAATGTTAAAGTGAATTTAAATGGACTTAGAAGTGAAAAGTTTTTTTATAAAATTGATAATGAATTAAATGGAATCATGGAAAAATCAATCAAAGAAAAGAATTTAATTACTGAAGATGTAAACAGTGTAATTTATCCTAATTCATAA
- the pdaA gene encoding delta-lactam-biosynthetic de-N-acetylase has translation MNKSIKSAIALSLIVNLIVISPSQYASATSTEDADANECFQEDGVFGDISDIDNIMDIFFSFSDENELNWYYIGKGKDQIAEAPRESVDFLKENSAYYLGDTLSKVIYLTFDEGYENGHTGQILDILKDYKVPAAFFVVKPYINKEPDLIKRMVNEGHIVGNHSVHHPSMPQIHDKEKFEAELKGVEDAYKELIGEDMPKFFRPPMGKYSKESLQMTKDLGYKTIFWSFAYKDWLVNDQPTENYAIKKIGNGAHPGSIMLLHAVSNTNTKVLATVIKTFQDEGYEFKSLNDLPTE, from the coding sequence ATGAACAAATCTATAAAATCTGCTATTGCTCTTTCTTTAATTGTAAATCTAATTGTAATTTCTCCATCCCAATATGCAAGTGCTACAAGTACTGAAGATGCTGATGCAAATGAATGTTTTCAAGAAGATGGAGTCTTTGGAGATATCTCAGATATTGATAATATAATGGATATTTTTTTCTCTTTTAGCGATGAAAACGAACTTAACTGGTACTATATTGGAAAAGGAAAAGATCAAATTGCTGAAGCACCGAGAGAATCTGTTGATTTTCTTAAAGAAAATTCTGCTTATTACTTAGGCGATACTTTAAGTAAAGTTATATATCTTACTTTTGATGAGGGGTACGAAAATGGTCATACTGGACAAATTCTAGATATATTAAAAGATTATAAAGTACCTGCTGCTTTTTTTGTTGTTAAACCTTATATTAATAAAGAACCTGACTTAATCAAACGGATGGTTAATGAAGGACATATAGTTGGTAATCATAGTGTACATCATCCATCTATGCCACAAATACATGATAAAGAAAAATTCGAAGCGGAACTTAAAGGTGTAGAAGATGCTTATAAAGAGCTTATTGGGGAAGATATGCCTAAATTCTTTAGACCTCCAATGGGGAAATATTCCAAGGAATCTTTGCAAATGACAAAGGACTTGGGATATAAAACTATATTTTGGAGTTTTGCATATAAAGATTGGTTAGTTAATGATCAACCAACTGAAAATTATGCTATCAAAAAAATAGGTAATGGCGCACACCCTGGTTCCATAATGCTTCTTCATGCAGTTTCAAATACAAATACAAAAGTACTTGCAACCGTTATTAAAACTTTTCAAGATGAGGGATATGAATTTAAATCATTAAATGATTTACCTACTGAATAA
- a CDS encoding tetratricopeptide repeat protein, with amino-acid sequence MSNYKTMYKDKLSKLLFLEMKKDGFKKSINIPDSVKFKNDDLYIPISAEYVADNANNQIALNNLPIYYFIEGMFIAFGADKNIKYNEDYGIILSYISDSEECVKSLIADRIKKNRLEDAYVLLKGLYRYTKEEEILTKLLAVGETIREQDSSFVELLLEDIEECKENFEKSPEPYLYNALILKDKGDYKGAEVEINEYINKGGKKTPEIEQIGTDITNISSFEKAIDYLKDEPKKSIELLLPLCEEFKENPLVYYYLGVGYRKIENYKTAIYYLEKSILLESGSLEAVNELGMNYASIGEYEDALKYFRKAFEASKEVDICTNIIMCYINLGDKEQAKLNLDIAKKLAPDDEIVIEIDQMLNRTIK; translated from the coding sequence ATGAGTAATTATAAGACAATGTATAAAGATAAATTAAGTAAATTATTATTTTTAGAAATGAAGAAGGATGGATTTAAAAAAAGTATTAACATTCCAGATAGTGTTAAATTTAAGAATGATGATTTATATATTCCTATAAGTGCTGAATATGTTGCAGATAATGCAAATAACCAGATAGCATTAAATAATTTACCAATATATTATTTTATTGAAGGCATGTTTATTGCTTTTGGTGCGGATAAAAATATTAAATATAACGAGGACTATGGAATAATTTTATCATATATTTCTGATTCTGAAGAATGTGTAAAAAGTCTTATTGCAGACAGAATAAAGAAAAATAGACTAGAGGATGCTTATGTTTTGTTAAAAGGGCTTTATAGATATACAAAGGAAGAAGAAATTCTAACTAAGCTATTGGCTGTAGGAGAAACCATAAGAGAACAGGATTCAAGTTTTGTGGAACTATTATTAGAAGATATTGAAGAATGTAAAGAAAACTTTGAAAAATCTCCAGAACCATATCTTTATAATGCTTTAATACTTAAAGATAAAGGCGATTACAAAGGTGCAGAAGTAGAAATAAATGAATATATAAACAAAGGTGGGAAAAAAACACCTGAAATTGAGCAGATAGGAACTGATATTACTAATATAAGTAGTTTTGAAAAAGCAATTGATTATTTAAAAGATGAACCTAAAAAATCAATTGAACTATTACTTCCGTTATGTGAAGAATTTAAAGAAAATCCTTTGGTTTATTATTATTTGGGCGTAGGGTACAGAAAAATTGAAAATTATAAAACAGCTATATATTACTTAGAAAAAAGTATTTTACTTGAGTCTGGAAGCCTTGAAGCTGTTAATGAACTTGGAATGAATTATGCATCTATTGGAGAGTATGAAGATGCCTTGAAATATTTTAGAAAAGCTTTTGAAGCTTCAAAAGAAGTAGATATATGCACTAATATAATAATGTGCTACATAAATTTGGGAGATAAAGAACAAGCAAAACTCAACTTAGATATTGCAAAGAAATTAGCTCCTGATGATGAAATAGTCATAGAAATCGATCAAATGCTAAATAGAACAATAAAATAA
- a CDS encoding O-antigen ligase family protein, whose protein sequence is MKEIIKNIYDFVDNKLYFKLLYLFVSLTSVTMLKYVPGIKILNYLAFAWGIILILLMISENYKRRKIYKFDIPLGLFMILTLAFNVIAYRSIHNIEFWMINLILFVIIFTIDVFKCKNTMIKEMNIITYFYAIFMFIVSSISLIMKFFDIKIELGGFVFEFYGVNGGVFENKNAIAIAAALAIVMCIYLYDISKSHRRKMFLIANIILQGITMMGEHGRSAFLIVAAVVYTFIFVYNKNKYFRIIFLLIPILMCGTFLTNEDNIRNFTSGRSSLWTSAAIVIKDHPLNGVGNSDLVEAIKGARETDDLPGLEVGGLHNIYVQIATVNGIISLLLFLTFIAMILIFIVQHLDKLRRKEKFQMTTLTSLVVGILAVNLFESTLIYIVSFISMIFWIYLGYLVSILDNKNID, encoded by the coding sequence ATGAAGGAAATAATTAAAAATATATATGATTTCGTAGATAATAAACTTTATTTTAAGTTGCTATATTTATTTGTGAGTTTAACTTCTGTAACCATGTTAAAATATGTACCAGGAATAAAGATATTAAATTATCTAGCGTTTGCTTGGGGAATAATTTTAATATTACTTATGATAAGTGAAAACTATAAAAGAAGAAAGATTTATAAATTTGATATTCCATTAGGACTTTTTATGATACTAACATTAGCATTTAATGTGATTGCTTACAGAAGTATTCATAATATAGAATTTTGGATGATTAACTTAATATTATTTGTCATAATATTTACAATAGATGTTTTTAAATGTAAAAATACTATGATTAAGGAAATGAATATAATAACTTATTTTTATGCTATTTTTATGTTTATTGTTTCTAGTATTTCATTAATAATGAAATTTTTTGATATAAAAATAGAGCTTGGAGGTTTTGTATTTGAATTTTATGGCGTTAATGGCGGTGTATTTGAAAATAAAAATGCCATTGCAATAGCAGCTGCATTAGCTATTGTTATGTGTATTTATCTTTATGATATATCTAAAAGCCATAGACGTAAGATGTTTTTGATAGCTAATATAATATTGCAGGGTATAACTATGATGGGGGAACATGGAAGAAGTGCTTTTTTAATAGTAGCAGCGGTAGTTTACACATTTATTTTTGTATATAATAAAAATAAATATTTTAGAATTATATTTTTATTAATACCAATATTAATGTGTGGAACATTCTTAACAAATGAGGATAATATTAGAAATTTTACAAGTGGAAGAAGTAGTCTTTGGACTTCAGCAGCTATTGTAATAAAAGATCATCCTTTAAATGGAGTTGGGAATAGTGACCTTGTAGAGGCAATTAAAGGTGCACGTGAAACTGATGATTTACCAGGATTAGAAGTTGGAGGGTTGCACAATATCTATGTGCAAATAGCAACAGTAAATGGTATCATTTCGTTATTATTATTTCTTACTTTTATAGCAATGATTTTAATATTTATAGTGCAACATTTAGATAAATTAAGAAGGAAAGAAAAATTTCAAATGACAACATTAACTTCACTTGTAGTTGGAATTCTTGCAGTAAATTTATTCGAGAGTACATTAATATATATAGTAAGCTTTATTTCTATGATATTTTGGATATACTTGGGTTACTTAGTGTCAATTTTGGATAATAAGAATATTGACTAA
- a CDS encoding clostri-philic family protein, with the protein MPNKEGSINPIQKGARRQNLHDKQDNVGENHKNKPEYTNFDGKPID; encoded by the coding sequence ATGCCAAATAAAGAAGGCTCAATTAACCCAATACAAAAAGGAGCACGAAGACAAAATTTACACGATAAGCAAGATAATGTTGGCGAAAATCATAAAAATAAGCCTGAATATACGAACTTTGATGGAAAACCAATAGACTAA
- a CDS encoding glycosyltransferase, with product MHIMVIPSWYSSSTNKIHGSFFKEQFKALANDKEKITVAYNEIWPLTMFGRINEKSGISFNIEDNLRTYRYKDYNYLPKSPLMFKSFNKRMDKLYQEIVKKEGKVDVIHAHSAFWGGIAAAHLSKKYNIPLVLTEHSSLKHAKYTKESYKKYIFEAYENAECLIAVGNGLKKELQEYVDRPIEVIHNMVDLELFYIDEDNKDEDSQCNGKFKFFSCAFLEDGKGMKCLIKAFAEAFRDEKVSLRIGGDGSLKLSLKELIKELGMDNQIKLLGALSREDVSNEMRACDAFALPSEHETFGVVYIEALACGKPVIGADNGGAEDIIREDNGIIAKKKSIEDLAEALKKIKDNYEMYDKHKIREKTVFSYSEKVLVERLKGVYKKAYEGNN from the coding sequence ATGCATATAATGGTCATTCCATCGTGGTATTCTTCTTCAACAAATAAGATTCATGGGAGCTTTTTTAAAGAGCAATTCAAAGCTCTTGCAAATGATAAAGAAAAAATTACTGTAGCATATAATGAAATTTGGCCACTTACTATGTTTGGCAGGATTAATGAAAAATCCGGGATAAGCTTTAATATAGAAGATAATCTCAGAACCTATAGATATAAAGATTATAATTATTTGCCTAAAAGTCCATTGATGTTTAAAAGCTTTAATAAAAGAATGGATAAACTGTATCAAGAAATTGTCAAAAAGGAAGGTAAGGTTGATGTTATTCATGCTCATTCAGCTTTTTGGGGGGGAATAGCGGCTGCGCATTTAAGCAAAAAATATAATATCCCACTAGTGTTAACAGAACATTCATCTCTTAAACATGCTAAATATACTAAAGAAAGCTATAAAAAATATATTTTTGAAGCTTATGAAAATGCAGAGTGTTTAATTGCAGTTGGAAATGGATTAAAGAAGGAACTACAGGAATATGTTGACAGGCCTATTGAAGTGATTCATAATATGGTTGATTTGGAGTTATTTTATATTGATGAAGATAATAAAGACGAAGATTCACAATGTAATGGAAAATTTAAATTCTTTTCATGCGCTTTTCTTGAAGATGGAAAAGGAATGAAATGTTTGATTAAAGCATTTGCAGAAGCATTTAGAGATGAAAAAGTAAGTTTAAGAATAGGTGGAGATGGCTCACTTAAATTATCATTAAAGGAACTTATTAAAGAATTAGGTATGGATAATCAGATAAAACTTTTGGGTGCTTTATCAAGAGAAGACGTTTCTAATGAAATGAGGGCTTGTGATGCGTTTGCGTTGCCATCTGAACATGAAACATTTGGCGTTGTTTACATTGAAGCTCTTGCATGTGGCAAACCTGTTATTGGAGCTGATAATGGTGGCGCAGAAGATATAATAAGAGAAGATAATGGAATAATAGCTAAAAAGAAAAGTATTGAGGATTTAGCCGAAGCATTAAAAAAAATAAAAGATAATTATGAAATGTATGATAAACATAAAATAAGAGAGAAAACAGTTTTTAGCTATTCAGAAAAAGTATTAGTTGAAAGGCTAAAAGGAGTGTATAAAAAAGCATATGAAGGAAATAATTAA
- a CDS encoding WecB/TagA/CpsF family glycosyltransferase, whose amino-acid sequence MFTKILNFKIFNKNKNALMNYIEGLEKVNIISGNPEILFNGLNNPMLKENFNHKSSIIIPDGIGTVLAAKLLKKPVEEKIAGIDVVREVLIKANSEAKSIYLLGAKEEILKKCVENIKLEFPNLKVLGFHNGFFDLNNCDDIIEDVKMSEPWAIFVAMGSPRQEIFLSKIMNISNTHIFMGVGGVFDIFAGELKRAPKWMISLGLEWLYRVIKEPFRIKRLMVIPKFLLLVLRNKDKVNNV is encoded by the coding sequence ATGTTTACAAAAATACTTAATTTTAAGATATTTAATAAAAATAAAAATGCTTTAATGAATTACATAGAAGGTCTTGAAAAAGTAAATATAATATCTGGGAATCCAGAAATTTTATTTAATGGATTGAATAATCCTATGCTTAAGGAAAATTTTAATCATAAATCTTCTATAATAATACCAGATGGAATTGGAACTGTTCTTGCAGCAAAATTATTAAAAAAACCTGTTGAAGAGAAAATAGCTGGAATTGATGTTGTTAGAGAAGTTTTAATTAAAGCAAATTCAGAAGCAAAATCAATTTATTTATTAGGTGCAAAAGAAGAAATTCTAAAAAAATGCGTAGAAAATATTAAGCTTGAATTTCCTAATTTAAAGGTTTTGGGATTTCATAATGGATTTTTTGATTTAAATAATTGTGATGATATAATTGAAGATGTCAAAATGAGTGAACCATGGGCTATTTTTGTTGCTATGGGGTCTCCAAGGCAAGAAATATTTTTAAGTAAAATTATGAATATTTCAAACACTCATATATTTATGGGTGTAGGCGGTGTTTTTGATATATTTGCAGGAGAACTTAAAAGAGCACCAAAATGGATGATATCTTTAGGATTAGAATGGTTGTACAGAGTTATAAAAGAGCCTTTTAGAATAAAAAGATTAATGGTAATACCAAAGTTTTTATTATTGGTATTAAGGAATAAAGATAAAGTGAATAATGTTTAG